The DNA segment TGAGTATGGCATATAGCTTCATGGCAGATCTTACAGAACCAGGAAAACCACGAACGTTTGTTATAGGTTGTTTTGAAACGTCCTTGGGAATTGCTGCATTCATTGTTTCAATGTTGTCTGGATATCTTATAAAATGGACAGATGGTTTCTTTTATCCGTCCCTTATATCAACAGTTATGGTACTTCTAGGACTTCTGATAGTCATTTTTATACTACCAGAAACACTTCATGATTCAAAAAAGCGGTCGGATgtatcttttattcaaaatatggtACGTGTTACTGATGTTTATAGAAAAGGGTTTTCCCCTGATGGAAAACAGtggatgtttataattttaatcgTTATTTTTATGATGTCAAATTTAGCAAATATTGCTAGACCTCAGATTGAAACATTGTATCAACTGAATTCTCCGTTTTGTTGGAGTGCTGTTAAGATTGGCTGGTATGGTTCCATGAGAATAGGATTATTAAATATGGGAAATCTTGCTATTATCTACCTGTTTCATCTGTGTACGACGGACGAATACATCGTTTTAGTCAGTATGCTGACTGCCGTGGTATCATTGACTATAGAGGGACTAGCCACAACCGACTACATGTTATACTTAGGTAAttgttattaaattaatttcatttttaacaaagGAAACACTTGACGAACATTTGTTTTCCTGCTCATACAAgtttaaatgaatatatttatttatatctaagATAGAATATATATCCATTAGATTTCAATTCAGCAGCAAATTAAAGTTAACCTACatggacaaataaaaattgttgaaCGGCACTCTTCAGTGGACAAATCCTTCATTTCATGTTATAAGATTTTACAGGATTAACATCGCGTTAGTCTAAATATGGCGAAGCTTCTGGCAGACCACATTGATCaagtgatatttttattttgatagcgATAGTGATTGATTCTTCAtctgttcattgtttattttgtttgaatattgaTGTTAAGTTTTcaactaaacatttttttgtatcttttcgTTGAAAGCCTTAGGCACGGGTGTTGGTAGTTCTCTTGGTATGGCGATGAGCAGAGCAATCATGTCTAGGATAACTCCAGATAATAAACAAGGTAGGTTATACGGTACATgttatttaagtacaatatttCAAAGGGCTAATTCTAGACTAGGGTTATATATGATGGTATAGTTAGTTGTGGTTTATGTTATCTTTAAGTGAAGGATAGTTTAgtgtagctatatatatatatatgtttggaCGGCTTGAAGTAAACAAGAAGATGAAAATCAAACAGATGTGACAGGATTGACCTAAGATGGTTGGGGTGtctcttcctccatcttggattttgaTGTAGCAGATGGTCTAGATCTTTAATGAAATGTGCAAGTTTTGAGAGTAAAACGTAATCCATGTCGGCATGTGTAAGACTTTTCGTGTTGatatagaaaattatgtgtTTCATCATAATTGCggctgtattttataaaaagaaactattttcgtttgatgcattattttttaactttaccATATATATAACGAAAGATAACTCGGATAGAAGGGAAGTTTACTCAgacaaggttttttttcataatataaaGTGTTGTGTATTTACATGTCTTAAAATGTAGTTAGAAATCAGTCCGGACGGTGACACTATTCATTTGTCTATTTCTTATCGAAAAGCATGTTATAAGAGCTGTCCTCtcaaattttatcttaaaagtCTGTCGTGTAGTTTTCTGTTTATAACACCCAGTTGGATTCTTAATGTATAATCTAaacaaaatctgacaattttgaACCATCTATAGCGTGAGAAAAAGCCTTGTGAcctataattttaatttgtatattttagaaaaagcatggaaaaaattatattttgacaaatatttaaaaaagcatTCTATGGGTTCGAATGGAGACACACACCCTGCCTGTCAGAAAAAGAGAACTATCTTGCTCGATTTatttaacacaatgttttgaACAATGCAATTTAAACCATATATACTTATAAAGTGTCTCTATATAAGTATTTTACATTTAGGTTCAGTTTTTGCTGGAGTAGCTGTACCTGAAATTGTATTTAGTTTAGTCAGTAGTCTAGGGGCGAATGCAATTTATGATGCTACCGTTTCAATATATAGAGGACTCACATTTTTCATCATGGCAGGATATGGCTTCATAGGGATTATTTTATGTCTGTAAGTTATATATTGGTTATGTCGagaatgaaaacaataataaataaaactccCTGGAATAATCTTTagtaaactttaaattttaatgtgcgtgCCATCCTACAAATTCATGTAGCATATCTTCGAAACATGACTTGTCACATTCAGGAACACACACACATATCTTTGTTCATCATTCTTTTTTACCGAGATTCTA comes from the Mytilus trossulus isolate FHL-02 chromosome 3, PNRI_Mtr1.1.1.hap1, whole genome shotgun sequence genome and includes:
- the LOC134709856 gene encoding lysosomal proton-coupled steroid conjugate and bile acid symporter SLC46A3-like, with product MAYSFMADLTEPGKPRTFVIGCFETSLGIAAFIVSMLSGYLIKWTDGFFYPSLISTVMVLLGLLIVIFILPETLHDSKKRSDVSFIQNMVRVTDVYRKGFSPDGKQWMFIILIVIFMMSNLANIARPQIETLYQLNSPFCWSAVKIGWYGSMRIGLLNMGNLAIIYLFHLCTTDEYIVLVSMLTAVVSLTIEGLATTDYMLYLALGTGVGSSLGMAMSRAIMSRITPDNKQGSVFAGVAVPEIVFSLVSSLGANAIYDATVSIYRGLTFFIMAGYGFIGIILCLILIWGQKGYKMSKDTNAITIHVAEDDKQVVNGYQIQDQSYENSHHF